Proteins from one Embleya scabrispora genomic window:
- a CDS encoding DUF488 family protein: protein MKLYTIGFTKKSAEKFFGLLQGAGVTALVDVRLNNVSQLSGFAKRDDLRYFLSALCGAHYSHRTELAPTQEMLDAYKKQGVGWAAYEERFLGLMKVRRIEDVVPREALDNAVLLCSEETAHHCHRRLVAEYLARHWNDVTIEHLV from the coding sequence ATGAAGCTCTACACGATCGGGTTCACGAAGAAGTCCGCCGAGAAGTTCTTCGGACTTTTGCAGGGAGCCGGCGTGACGGCTCTCGTCGACGTTCGACTCAACAACGTCTCGCAGCTGTCGGGTTTCGCCAAGCGTGACGATCTGAGGTACTTCCTGAGCGCGCTCTGCGGTGCGCACTACAGCCATCGTACCGAGTTGGCGCCGACCCAGGAGATGCTCGACGCCTACAAGAAACAGGGTGTCGGCTGGGCGGCCTACGAAGAACGTTTCCTCGGATTGATGAAGGTTCGCCGGATCGAGGACGTCGTCCCGCGGGAAGCGCTCGACAACGCGGTGCTGCTCTGCAGTGAGGAAACGGCGCACCACTGCCACCGTCGACTGGTCGCGGAGTACCTCGCACGGCATTGGAACGACGTCACGATCGAGCACCTGGTCTGA
- a CDS encoding DUF488 family protein — protein MTASKLFTVGHSTHSISGFLSLLQKHGVTAVADVRSVPVSRFTPRFNRYAIERSLRDSDIKYVFLGKELGARTQDLTCYVDGRVRYDLLARTPDFVTGVERLRKGSQSERIAVMCAEQEPLDCHRCVLVARVLDEHGIAVEHIHGDGHIEDHEAAMRRLMAKFGLDREDLFRTSAMRLQEALERQERRIAYVSEDR, from the coding sequence GTGACAGCCAGTAAACTATTCACTGTCGGCCACTCCACACACAGCATCTCAGGTTTTCTGAGCCTGCTGCAAAAGCATGGAGTCACGGCAGTCGCCGATGTGCGGTCGGTGCCGGTCAGCCGATTCACGCCCCGGTTCAACCGCTACGCCATCGAGCGCAGCCTGCGCGACAGCGATATCAAGTACGTCTTCCTGGGAAAAGAACTGGGTGCACGCACCCAAGACCTCACCTGCTATGTCGATGGACGGGTACGGTATGACCTGCTGGCCCGGACCCCGGATTTCGTCACCGGCGTCGAACGTCTGCGGAAGGGTTCGCAGAGCGAGCGAATCGCCGTCATGTGCGCGGAACAGGAGCCGCTCGACTGTCATCGTTGTGTGCTCGTCGCGCGAGTCCTCGACGAGCACGGGATCGCCGTCGAACACATCCACGGTGACGGGCATATCGAGGACCATGAGGCGGCGATGCGGCGCCTGATGGCCAAATTCGGACTGGACCGGGAAGATCTCTTCCGGACCTCGGCCATGCGCCTCCAGGAGGCTCTCGAGCGTCAGGAGCGACGGATCGCATATGTCAGCGAGGATCGATGA
- a CDS encoding dual OB domain-containing protein, which translates to MERTNKTLVCLANSRKHSARCVAGIVDDGSGEWIRPVGDRPKREVSERERRYRDGTEPNVLDVVAVSLLRPQPYRFQTENWLLDPDCRWRRTGRIGWSELLTLEQRPDTLWINGSRTFHGANDCVPTEKTVALRDSLKLIRVTDLTLRVNTPRARFGDPSKALSACFSHAGHAYILRVTDPTYEQEYLIRSEGTHELGESFLTISLGEPFEGHAYKLVAAIIERARIQV; encoded by the coding sequence GTGGAACGTACGAACAAGACGCTCGTATGTTTGGCGAATTCCCGCAAGCATTCGGCCCGGTGCGTGGCGGGCATCGTCGACGACGGCTCGGGGGAGTGGATACGCCCGGTCGGCGACCGCCCGAAACGCGAGGTCTCCGAGCGCGAACGACGGTACCGAGACGGCACTGAGCCGAATGTCCTCGATGTCGTCGCGGTGTCGCTGCTTCGGCCTCAGCCGTACCGGTTCCAGACCGAGAACTGGCTCCTCGACCCCGACTGTCGTTGGCGAAGGACCGGCCGGATCGGGTGGAGTGAACTGCTGACGCTCGAGCAGCGCCCCGACACGTTGTGGATCAACGGATCCCGTACCTTCCACGGCGCCAATGATTGCGTCCCGACCGAAAAGACGGTTGCTCTGCGGGACTCGCTCAAGCTGATACGCGTCACGGACCTGACGTTACGAGTGAACACTCCCAGAGCGAGGTTCGGAGATCCGAGCAAGGCCCTGAGCGCCTGCTTCTCCCACGCCGGGCACGCGTATATATTACGAGTGACCGATCCCACGTATGAGCAGGAATATCTGATTCGATCGGAAGGCACTCACGAATTGGGCGAATCCTTCCTCACGATAAGTCTCGGAGAACCATTCGAAGGTCATGCCTACAAACTAGTGGCAGCCATCATCGAACGAGCGCGGATCCAAGTGTAG
- a CDS encoding MFS transporter: MSVIDRVDERAAASPEPGSDLAPPRQYWAAVVCLFLGIFAIVTTEILPIGLLTPIGDDFGVSDGTAGWLMTVPGFLAAICAPLVTVSTGRLDRRSMLVALIVLLAVANFLAALAPAFWVVLVARALVGVTIGGFWSIGAGLAPRLVRPEAVGRATAVVFAAVPAGSVLGLPAGTQLGEHLGWRASSVVMGALALAVSIALLVLLPPLPATTVTRARVLRGLLRGADVRIGLAATALVVIAHFGAYTYVTPFLEEVTRVDRGRIGLYLLVFGVAGIVGNFVAGATLARRLRATFVGCAALIAAATALFPVLGRWDAGALGLLVVWGLAYGAVPACSQTWFARCAPDAPEAATVVFTSSFQLTFAAGALLGGGVVDATSPSTVMVCASAVALAMVAVVATLGGPGRERASR; encoded by the coding sequence ATGTCCGTCATCGACCGAGTCGACGAACGTGCGGCCGCATCGCCCGAGCCCGGGTCGGATCTCGCGCCGCCGCGGCAGTACTGGGCCGCCGTCGTGTGTCTGTTCCTCGGGATCTTCGCGATCGTGACGACCGAGATTTTGCCGATCGGGTTGTTGACGCCGATCGGGGACGACTTCGGGGTGTCGGACGGGACGGCCGGGTGGTTGATGACCGTGCCCGGGTTCCTGGCCGCGATCTGTGCGCCGCTGGTGACGGTGTCCACCGGGCGGCTGGATCGGCGGAGCATGCTCGTCGCGCTGATCGTGCTGCTCGCGGTGGCGAACTTCCTGGCCGCGCTCGCGCCGGCGTTCTGGGTGGTGCTGGTGGCGCGTGCGCTGGTCGGGGTCACCATCGGCGGCTTCTGGTCGATCGGGGCGGGCCTGGCGCCGCGCCTGGTACGGCCCGAGGCGGTGGGCAGGGCGACCGCCGTCGTCTTCGCCGCGGTGCCGGCCGGCTCCGTACTCGGCCTGCCCGCCGGTACCCAACTCGGCGAACACCTCGGCTGGCGCGCCTCGTCCGTGGTCATGGGCGCCCTCGCGCTGGCCGTGTCGATCGCGCTGCTCGTCCTGCTGCCCCCGCTGCCCGCGACGACCGTGACCCGGGCCCGGGTGCTGCGCGGCCTGTTGCGCGGCGCCGACGTGCGGATCGGCCTCGCCGCCACCGCCCTGGTGGTGATCGCGCACTTCGGTGCCTACACGTACGTGACGCCCTTCCTCGAGGAGGTCACCCGCGTCGACCGCGGCCGGATCGGCCTGTACCTGCTGGTGTTCGGCGTGGCCGGCATCGTCGGGAACTTCGTCGCGGGCGCGACCCTGGCCCGCCGCCTGCGCGCCACCTTCGTCGGCTGCGCCGCGCTGATCGCCGCGGCCACCGCGCTCTTCCCGGTGCTGGGCCGGTGGGACGCGGGCGCGCTCGGCCTGCTCGTGGTGTGGGGGTTGGCCTACGGCGCGGTCCCGGCCTGCTCGCAGACCTGGTTCGCCCGCTGCGCGCCGGATGCCCCGGAGGCCGCGACGGTGGTGTTCACGTCGTCCTTCCAACTCACCTTCGCCGCCGGCGCCCTCCTGGGCGGCGGCGTCGTGGACGCGACGTCCCCCTCGACGGTCATGGTGTGCGCGAGCGCGGTCGCCCTGGCGATGGTCGCCGTCGTCGCGACCCTCGGCGGTCCGGGCCGCGAGAGGGCTTCGAGGTAG
- a CDS encoding NADPH-dependent FMN reductase — translation MTTLTHTVADTTAAAADGDAFRLAVIVGSTRQGRFAPVVSNWFAGAAEEHGDFEVDIIDLAEDRLPDVWAPLSGEPAAVVARVGARLAAADAFVVVTPEYNHSFPAGLKNMIDLFRNEWQGKPVGFVSYGGISGGLRAVEQLRLVFAEQHMVTTRDGLAFPMAWEKFDADGKPVDAAGTAAAAKVMLDQLAWWTETTRSMRARRPYGV, via the coding sequence ATGACCACGCTCACGCACACTGTCGCCGACACCACCGCCGCTGCCGCCGACGGCGACGCGTTCCGGCTCGCCGTCATCGTCGGCAGCACCCGGCAGGGCCGGTTCGCCCCGGTGGTGTCGAACTGGTTCGCCGGCGCCGCCGAGGAGCACGGCGACTTCGAGGTGGACATCATCGACCTGGCCGAGGACCGCCTGCCCGACGTATGGGCCCCGCTCAGCGGCGAGCCCGCCGCCGTGGTCGCCCGCGTCGGCGCCCGACTCGCCGCCGCCGACGCCTTCGTCGTGGTCACGCCGGAGTACAACCACAGCTTCCCGGCCGGACTGAAGAACATGATCGACCTGTTCCGGAACGAGTGGCAGGGCAAGCCCGTCGGCTTCGTGTCCTACGGCGGCATCTCCGGCGGCCTGCGCGCGGTCGAGCAGCTGCGGCTGGTCTTCGCCGAGCAGCACATGGTCACCACCCGCGACGGGCTCGCCTTCCCGATGGCGTGGGAGAAGTTCGACGCCGACGGCAAGCCGGTCGACGCGGCCGGGACCGCCGCCGCCGCGAAGGTGATGCTCGACCAGCTCGCCTGGTGGACCGAGACCACGCGGTCGATGCGCGCACGCCGCCCGTACGGCGTCTGA
- a CDS encoding DHA2 family efflux MFS transporter permease subunit, whose translation MATTTAPAANSPAAPTPTDTPSRGIAAIALVVVLGSIMSVLDVTVVNVALNHLAQDFDAPLATIQWVATGYTLALATVIPTAAWAMGRFGTKRLYMFSIATFAAGSILAGLAWSAESLIVFRVLQGLGGGLIMPVGMTILARASDPSRMGRTMAILGIPVLIGPLAGPILGGWLVDDVSWRWIFFINVPIGAIALGLAAKVFPRDTAQPTRPLDVPGLLMLSPGLALLIYGLATGGEKGDFGAAGALVPAVLGALLVIGFVARALRVEHALIDLRLFRNRAFVAAAGTMFLFVCAYFGSMMLAPLYYQLVRGESATASGMLGAPQALATALAMQVASRLSDRIAPGRIVLIGIAVGASGFLAFTTQVAADTPYWVLMACMSVTGVGVGMTLMPTTASALRTMSHEQVAVAGTTLTIIQQVSAAIGGALMSVLLAGSMRDGLPAGQGAGGLGELHTLSPDVVVAVGPALADAFQGTYWWAVTLMGLALLPALLMSRRQPTGAVGE comes from the coding sequence ATGGCAACGACCACCGCCCCGGCCGCGAACTCCCCCGCGGCCCCCACCCCCACCGACACCCCGTCCCGCGGCATCGCCGCCATCGCCCTCGTCGTCGTGCTCGGCTCGATCATGTCGGTCCTGGACGTGACCGTCGTCAACGTCGCGCTCAACCACCTCGCACAGGACTTCGACGCCCCACTGGCCACGATCCAATGGGTCGCGACCGGGTACACCCTCGCCCTGGCCACGGTCATCCCGACGGCCGCGTGGGCGATGGGCCGCTTCGGCACCAAACGGCTGTACATGTTCTCGATCGCCACCTTCGCCGCCGGATCGATCCTGGCGGGCCTGGCCTGGTCGGCCGAATCGCTGATCGTCTTCCGGGTCCTGCAGGGCCTCGGCGGCGGCCTGATCATGCCGGTCGGGATGACCATCCTGGCCCGCGCCTCCGACCCGAGCCGGATGGGCCGCACGATGGCCATTCTGGGCATCCCGGTCCTGATCGGCCCACTGGCCGGCCCGATCCTGGGCGGATGGCTGGTGGACGACGTCTCGTGGCGCTGGATCTTCTTCATCAACGTGCCGATCGGCGCGATCGCCCTGGGCCTGGCCGCCAAGGTCTTCCCGCGCGACACCGCGCAACCGACCCGGCCGCTGGACGTACCCGGACTGCTGATGCTCTCCCCCGGGCTGGCCCTGCTCATCTACGGACTGGCCACCGGCGGCGAGAAGGGCGACTTCGGCGCCGCCGGGGCGCTGGTGCCGGCCGTGCTCGGTGCGCTCCTGGTGATCGGCTTCGTCGCCCGGGCGTTGCGGGTCGAGCACGCGCTGATCGATCTGCGACTGTTTCGCAATCGGGCGTTCGTGGCCGCCGCGGGCACGATGTTCCTGTTCGTCTGCGCGTACTTCGGCTCGATGATGCTGGCTCCGCTGTACTACCAGCTGGTGCGCGGAGAAAGCGCCACCGCCTCCGGGATGCTGGGCGCGCCGCAGGCGCTGGCCACGGCGCTGGCCATGCAGGTGGCCAGTCGGCTCAGCGACCGGATCGCGCCGGGGCGGATCGTGTTGATCGGGATCGCGGTCGGCGCGTCCGGGTTCCTCGCGTTCACCACGCAGGTGGCGGCGGATACGCCGTACTGGGTGCTGATGGCGTGCATGTCGGTGACGGGCGTGGGGGTGGGGATGACGCTGATGCCGACCACCGCCTCGGCGCTGCGCACGATGTCGCACGAGCAGGTCGCCGTCGCGGGGACGACGTTGACGATCATCCAGCAGGTGTCGGCGGCGATCGGCGGGGCGTTGATGTCGGTGCTGTTGGCCGGCTCGATGCGGGATGGCCTGCCGGCCGGGCAGGGGGCCGGCGGGCTGGGCGAGCTGCACACGTTGTCGCCGGATGTGGTGGTGGCGGTCGGGCCGGCGTTGGCCGACGCGTTCCAGGGGACGTACTGGTGGGCCGTGACGTTGATGGGCCTGGCGCTCCTGCCGGCGCTGTTGATGAGCCGCCGGCAGCCAACGGGGGCGGTCGGCGAGTAG
- a CDS encoding HdeD family acid-resistance protein — MESTKGVTGPSAESGAGRHRRSGKGFGFGLLVALGVVLVLGGVVGLIYAGVATLTTMVLFGWLLLIGGVVGFVQAIQARKENAFWLVVAVSALNIAAGVVLLRRPDVGAQALTLFVALLLLGAGMFRIVGGVASMSAKMIWTIGVGVVDLVLGLLVLAEWPSSSRYAIGTFISLALLFDGLSLVSLGLTGRRIVGMVRDAEVPEAAPPTEWTAEKPPTREGTYKGPDTMTKQPTEDQ, encoded by the coding sequence ATGGAGAGCACGAAGGGCGTCACCGGTCCCTCCGCCGAATCCGGCGCGGGACGGCACCGACGCAGCGGTAAGGGGTTCGGGTTCGGTCTGCTCGTGGCGCTCGGCGTGGTCCTCGTGCTCGGCGGGGTCGTCGGCCTGATCTACGCGGGCGTGGCCACGCTCACCACGATGGTGCTGTTCGGCTGGCTGCTGCTGATCGGCGGCGTGGTCGGCTTCGTCCAGGCCATCCAGGCGCGCAAGGAGAACGCGTTCTGGCTCGTGGTGGCGGTCTCGGCGCTGAACATCGCGGCCGGCGTGGTGCTGCTGCGCCGACCCGACGTGGGGGCCCAGGCGCTCACCCTGTTCGTGGCGCTGCTGCTGCTGGGCGCGGGCATGTTCCGCATCGTCGGCGGCGTGGCGAGCATGTCGGCCAAGATGATCTGGACCATCGGCGTCGGCGTGGTCGACCTGGTCCTGGGCCTGCTGGTACTGGCCGAATGGCCGAGCAGCAGCCGCTACGCCATCGGCACGTTCATCTCCCTGGCCCTGCTCTTCGACGGCCTGAGCCTGGTCAGCCTGGGCCTCACCGGCCGCCGAATCGTAGGCATGGTCCGAGACGCGGAAGTCCCCGAGGCGGCGCCACCGACCGAATGGACGGCCGAAAAGCCCCCCACGAGGGAGGGCACGTACAAGGGCCCGGACACGATGACAAAGCAGCCGACGGAAGACCAATAA
- a CDS encoding class I adenylate-forming enzyme family protein, whose translation MTAEELEAGLAAELAADGESVTEALDRWSAHTPTRVFIHYGEHGLDLSYAEAKRATDTIAGNLARAGVRRGDRIAVHCRSSYAAALWMFGIWKAGAVYCPIDPDLIGDPLVEQLESTGPLLVVTERMLVQALEAVRPHLDRLPRLTVHDAVGPRPPHGYPEIAYANFLARAEPPGVAIDPADVGIIVHTAGVTGRPKAAVLPHRWLAAYTLLLRRLTTPEDVVHVDLPLHSLQGAFAGLARAAWTGAGVSLWDRFHPVDFWRRVTAAGATSAVLTETMVGWLSGAPERRGERDNPLSKVLMQPLPAIHHSFARRYGIDTVVAGYGQVETGLPIAAVLIGAEPGEGTPEALRRGLGAKEVKRVCDRLGVPVLPASRIVRRGCLGAPLPFSRVAILDEHDRPVPRGVVGHLAMRPHLPGLLVQEYVGDPLSIAEATRNLWFHTGDAAVVDEEDGLLHFVDRVVDRIRIRGENVSAYHIEDLVNQHPDIAVGAVFGVPADRDDEDEVVLYAEPEPGRPLDPDELRAWCVQSLPAYMRPAYVRIVARMPRTPNGRVEKYRLRRHFLGLTDRPGPAVRGVTVTTATATPMPAARPALAPALSPVRSALPPSLPPGAGR comes from the coding sequence ATGACCGCCGAAGAACTCGAGGCGGGTCTCGCCGCCGAACTCGCCGCGGACGGAGAGTCGGTCACCGAAGCACTGGACCGGTGGTCGGCGCACACCCCGACGCGGGTCTTCATCCACTACGGCGAGCACGGCCTGGACCTCAGCTACGCCGAGGCCAAGCGGGCCACCGACACGATCGCCGGCAACCTGGCCCGGGCGGGCGTGCGGCGCGGCGACCGGATCGCCGTGCACTGCCGCAGCTCGTACGCCGCCGCGCTGTGGATGTTCGGCATCTGGAAGGCGGGCGCGGTCTACTGCCCGATCGACCCGGACCTGATCGGCGACCCGCTGGTCGAGCAACTGGAGTCGACGGGGCCGCTGCTCGTGGTCACCGAACGCATGCTGGTACAGGCGCTGGAGGCGGTGCGCCCGCACCTGGACCGGCTGCCCCGGCTGACCGTGCACGACGCGGTCGGACCGCGTCCGCCGCACGGCTATCCCGAGATCGCCTACGCCAACTTCCTGGCCCGCGCCGAGCCGCCGGGCGTGGCGATCGACCCCGCCGACGTCGGGATCATCGTGCACACCGCCGGGGTGACGGGCCGGCCCAAGGCCGCCGTGTTGCCGCATCGCTGGCTGGCGGCGTACACCCTGCTGCTGCGCCGGCTGACCACGCCGGAGGACGTGGTGCACGTGGACCTGCCGCTGCACTCGCTCCAGGGCGCGTTCGCCGGGCTGGCCCGGGCGGCCTGGACGGGCGCGGGGGTGTCGTTGTGGGACCGGTTCCACCCGGTCGACTTCTGGCGCCGGGTGACGGCCGCGGGGGCCACCAGCGCGGTGCTCACCGAGACGATGGTGGGCTGGCTCTCCGGCGCGCCCGAGCGGCGCGGCGAGCGGGACAACCCGCTGAGCAAGGTGCTGATGCAGCCGCTGCCCGCGATCCACCACTCGTTCGCGCGCCGCTACGGCATCGACACCGTGGTGGCGGGCTACGGGCAGGTCGAGACCGGGCTGCCGATCGCCGCCGTGCTGATCGGCGCCGAGCCCGGTGAGGGCACCCCGGAGGCGCTGCGGCGCGGGCTCGGGGCCAAGGAGGTCAAGCGGGTCTGCGACCGCCTGGGTGTGCCGGTGCTGCCCGCGTCGCGGATCGTGCGCCGGGGTTGCCTGGGCGCGCCGCTGCCGTTCAGCCGGGTGGCGATCCTGGACGAGCACGACCGCCCGGTGCCGCGCGGGGTGGTGGGCCACCTGGCGATGCGTCCGCATCTGCCGGGGCTGCTGGTCCAGGAGTACGTGGGCGACCCGCTGAGCATCGCCGAGGCGACCCGCAACCTGTGGTTCCACACCGGCGACGCGGCGGTGGTCGACGAGGAGGACGGGCTGCTGCACTTCGTCGACCGGGTCGTGGACCGGATCCGGATCCGCGGCGAGAACGTGTCGGCGTACCACATCGAGGACCTGGTCAACCAGCATCCCGACATCGCGGTCGGCGCGGTCTTCGGGGTGCCGGCCGACCGGGACGACGAGGACGAGGTGGTGCTGTACGCCGAGCCGGAGCCGGGCCGACCGCTGGACCCCGACGAGCTACGCGCGTGGTGCGTCCAGTCGCTGCCCGCGTACATGCGGCCGGCGTACGTGCGGATCGTGGCCCGGATGCCGCGGACGCCGAACGGGCGGGTGGAGAAGTATCGGCTGCGCCGGCACTTCCTGGGCCTGACGGATCGGCCCGGCCCGGCGGTGCGCGGGGTCACGGTGACCACGGCGACGGCCACCCCGATGCCCGCGGCCCGACCGGCGCTCGCCCCGGCGCTGTCCCCGGTGCGCTCCGCGCTGCCGCCGTCGCTGCCCCCGGGGGCGGGCCGCTGA
- a CDS encoding acyl-CoA dehydrogenase family protein, whose protein sequence is MRRRVADLVAAHDPTTMPSVEFLGHRFDAGLAWVHFPVGCGGLGASRALQQVVEDALIEAGAKVVSAYRNPIGLGMGAPTIVAHGNAESRVRLLRPLWTGEEVWCQLFSEPGAGSDLAGLATRAVRDGDGDWIVTGQKVWTSLAHKARWAMLLARTDPDLPKHQGLTYFFLDMTSPGVEVRPLRQATGQAEFNEVFLTDVRVPDAHRAGEVGQGWAVSNTTLMNERVAIGGGAAPREANAIGAVARMWRDRPELRTPGLHDRLLRAWVECEVARLGNERIRQQLAVGAPGPEGSAAKIAYARLNQDVTRLWLELTGEEGLGYDEWTMRRSDMGQATLGARAPGYYYLRAKGNSIEGGTSEVLRNVIADRVLDLPREPRTDTKVAWKEMPR, encoded by the coding sequence CTGCGGCGGCGGGTGGCCGACTTGGTCGCGGCGCACGATCCCACCACGATGCCCTCGGTGGAATTCCTCGGGCACCGCTTCGACGCGGGCCTGGCCTGGGTGCACTTCCCGGTCGGCTGCGGCGGACTGGGCGCCTCGCGGGCGCTGCAACAGGTGGTCGAGGACGCGTTGATCGAGGCCGGCGCCAAGGTGGTCAGCGCGTACCGCAATCCGATCGGCCTGGGGATGGGCGCGCCCACGATCGTCGCGCACGGCAACGCCGAGTCGCGCGTGCGGTTGTTGCGCCCGCTGTGGACCGGCGAGGAGGTGTGGTGCCAGCTGTTCAGCGAGCCCGGCGCGGGCTCGGACCTGGCGGGGTTGGCCACTCGGGCGGTGCGCGACGGCGACGGCGACTGGATCGTGACCGGGCAGAAGGTGTGGACCTCGCTCGCGCACAAGGCGCGGTGGGCGATGCTGCTCGCCCGGACCGATCCGGACCTGCCCAAGCACCAGGGGCTGACCTACTTCTTCCTGGACATGACCTCGCCCGGGGTGGAGGTGCGCCCGCTGCGTCAGGCCACCGGACAGGCCGAGTTCAACGAGGTGTTCCTGACCGACGTACGCGTGCCCGACGCGCATCGCGCGGGTGAGGTGGGTCAGGGCTGGGCGGTGTCGAACACCACGCTGATGAACGAGCGGGTGGCCATCGGCGGCGGCGCCGCGCCCCGCGAGGCGAACGCGATCGGGGCGGTGGCGCGGATGTGGCGCGACCGGCCGGAGTTGCGCACTCCCGGCCTGCACGACCGGCTGCTTCGGGCCTGGGTGGAGTGCGAGGTGGCCCGGCTCGGCAACGAGCGCATCCGCCAGCAACTCGCGGTCGGGGCGCCCGGGCCGGAGGGGTCGGCGGCCAAGATCGCCTACGCGCGGTTGAACCAGGACGTGACCCGGTTGTGGCTGGAGCTGACCGGCGAGGAGGGCCTGGGCTACGACGAGTGGACCATGCGGCGCAGCGACATGGGCCAGGCCACGCTCGGCGCACGCGCACCGGGCTACTACTACCTGCGGGCCAAGGGCAATTCGATCGAGGGCGGCACCTCGGAGGTGTTGCGCAACGTGATCGCGGACCGGGTGCTGGATCTGCCGCGCGAGCCGCGCACCGATACGAAGGTGGCGTGGAAGGAGATGCCCCGGTGA
- a CDS encoding acyl-CoA dehydrogenase family protein produces the protein MSEPTIPSLLYGEIEEELRATLRELLRDRCGWHDVLARIDTDEAYDEGLWKAVAAELGLAGLLVPEELGGAGAGPREVAVALEELGRAVAPVPFLASAVLATSALLACPAGAARDTALRALAEGTRTATLAVTATTWPEAGFPLSVTGAWEGEELSLTGAVTGVLAVDRAELLVLPVIVAGEPHLALVAGDAANLSRGAVTSLDATRPVGQVTLDQVRGRVVAGPEHAERALRLAVCHGAALLASEQLGVAEQALAEAVGYLKVRHQFGRPIGSFQALRHRAADLWSDLASARAAARYAAACLAEDSPDAAVATALAKAYCSEVAVRTAEECVQMHGGIGFTWEHPAHLYLKRAMASALLLGTADRHRAALGALVDLPPAI, from the coding sequence GTGAGCGAACCCACGATTCCCTCGCTGTTGTACGGCGAGATCGAGGAGGAGTTGCGCGCGACGCTGCGCGAGCTGCTGCGGGACCGGTGCGGGTGGCACGACGTGCTGGCGCGCATCGACACCGACGAGGCGTACGACGAGGGCCTGTGGAAGGCGGTGGCGGCCGAGCTGGGGTTGGCCGGGCTGCTGGTGCCGGAGGAGCTCGGCGGGGCCGGCGCGGGGCCGCGGGAGGTCGCGGTGGCGCTGGAGGAGCTGGGCCGCGCGGTGGCGCCGGTGCCGTTCCTGGCCAGCGCGGTGCTGGCCACCTCGGCGCTGCTCGCCTGCCCGGCCGGTGCGGCGCGCGATACCGCGCTGCGCGCGCTGGCGGAGGGCACCCGTACCGCCACCCTCGCGGTGACCGCGACCACCTGGCCGGAGGCGGGCTTCCCGCTGTCGGTGACGGGGGCGTGGGAGGGCGAGGAGTTGTCCCTGACCGGCGCGGTGACCGGGGTGTTGGCGGTGGATCGGGCCGAGTTGCTGGTGCTGCCGGTGATCGTGGCCGGCGAGCCGCATCTGGCGCTGGTGGCGGGCGACGCGGCGAACCTGTCGCGCGGCGCGGTGACCTCGTTGGACGCGACGCGTCCGGTGGGGCAGGTGACGCTGGATCAGGTGCGCGGGCGGGTGGTGGCCGGTCCCGAGCACGCCGAGCGGGCGCTGCGGCTGGCGGTGTGCCACGGCGCGGCGCTGCTCGCGTCCGAGCAACTGGGCGTGGCGGAGCAGGCGTTGGCCGAGGCGGTCGGCTATCTGAAGGTGCGTCACCAGTTCGGCCGGCCGATCGGCTCGTTCCAGGCGCTGCGCCATCGTGCCGCCGACCTGTGGTCGGACCTGGCGTCGGCCCGGGCGGCGGCGCGCTACGCGGCGGCCTGCCTGGCGGAGGACTCCCCCGACGCGGCGGTGGCCACCGCGCTGGCCAAGGCGTACTGCTCCGAGGTGGCGGTGCGAACGGCGGAGGAGTGTGTGCAGATGCACGGCGGGATCGGCTTCACCTGGGAGCACCCGGCGCACCTGTACCTGAAGCGGGCGATGGCCTCGGCGCTGCTCCTGGGCACCGCGGATCGGCACCGGGCCGCACTCGGCGCGCTGGTGGACCTGCCGCCGGCGATCTGA
- a CDS encoding ABC transporter ATP-binding protein has translation MTLNVADAQPAGAPSAPPLLELRGISAAYEQVEVLHKVDLAVPTGKVMAVLGPNGAGKTTMLKVITGLHQPTAGDIYLAGRCVTGAAPVDLARIGLCSIPEGRGVFPNLTVSENLWMATYRGVSRKEIEEKVFPIFPRLEQRRNQAAGTMSGGEQQMLAVARAIATNPAIILLDELSMGLAPLVVDQLYDVVGKIAETGVTVLLVEQFARTALAVADLAAVMSGGRILQVGTPDEIAGDLHSAYLGG, from the coding sequence ATGACCCTGAATGTGGCCGACGCGCAGCCGGCCGGCGCGCCGAGCGCCCCGCCGCTGCTCGAACTGCGCGGGATCAGCGCCGCGTACGAGCAGGTCGAGGTGCTGCACAAGGTGGACCTCGCGGTCCCCACCGGCAAGGTGATGGCCGTCCTCGGCCCCAACGGCGCCGGCAAGACCACGATGCTCAAGGTGATCACCGGGCTGCACCAGCCCACCGCCGGCGACATATACCTCGCCGGCCGGTGCGTCACCGGGGCCGCGCCCGTGGACCTGGCCCGGATCGGCCTGTGCAGCATCCCGGAAGGCCGCGGCGTCTTCCCCAATCTCACCGTGTCCGAGAACCTGTGGATGGCGACCTATCGAGGAGTCTCCCGCAAGGAGATCGAGGAGAAGGTCTTCCCGATCTTCCCCCGCCTCGAACAGCGCCGGAACCAGGCCGCGGGCACGATGTCGGGCGGCGAGCAGCAGATGCTGGCCGTCGCCCGGGCGATCGCCACCAACCCGGCCATCATCCTGCTCGACGAGTTGTCGATGGGCCTCGCGCCCCTCGTCGTCGACCAGCTGTACGACGTGGTCGGCAAGATCGCCGAGACCGGTGTCACCGTGCTCCTGGTCGAGCAGTTCGCGCGCACGGCCCTGGCCGTCGCCGACCTCGCCGCGGTCATGAGCGGTGGCCGGATCCTTCAGGTCGGCACCCCGGACGAGATCGCCGGCGACCTGCACAGCGCGTACCTGGGCGGCTGA